From one Aggregicoccus sp. 17bor-14 genomic stretch:
- a CDS encoding protein-L-isoaspartate(D-aspartate) O-methyltransferase, with amino-acid sequence MADWELAEILGREGIRDRRVLAAIAALERSRFVPQQSVGMASGNYPLPIGYGQTISQPYVVAYMSEALRLMGHERVLEIGTGSGYQAAVLSQLCAEVYTVEIIPELAASARTLLERELRLPNVFCRQGDGSLGWPEAAPFDAILLTAAPAQIPGALIEQLIPGGRLVAPVGEQSEHQQLVLVEKGAGDGMPRVKALLPVRFVPMTGEAQDPHA; translated from the coding sequence ATGGCCGACTGGGAGCTGGCGGAGATTCTGGGGCGCGAGGGAATCCGGGACCGGCGGGTGCTGGCGGCGATCGCCGCGCTCGAGCGCAGCCGCTTCGTGCCCCAGCAGAGCGTGGGGATGGCGAGCGGCAACTACCCGCTGCCCATCGGCTACGGGCAGACCATCAGCCAGCCCTACGTGGTGGCCTACATGAGCGAGGCCTTGCGGCTGATGGGCCACGAGCGGGTGCTGGAGATCGGCACCGGCTCCGGCTACCAGGCGGCCGTGCTCTCGCAGCTGTGCGCCGAGGTCTACACGGTGGAGATCATCCCCGAGCTGGCGGCGAGCGCGCGCACCCTGCTCGAGCGCGAGCTGCGCCTGCCCAACGTCTTCTGCCGCCAGGGCGACGGGAGCCTCGGCTGGCCGGAGGCCGCGCCCTTCGACGCCATCCTGCTCACGGCCGCACCGGCGCAGATTCCCGGCGCGCTCATCGAGCAGCTCATCCCGGGCGGCCGGCTCGTCGCGCCCGTGGGTGAGCAGAGCGAGCACCAGCAGCTGGTGCTCGTGGAGAAGGGCGCGGGGGACGGCATGCCGCGCGTGAAGGCGCTGCTGCCCGTGCGCTTCGTCCCCATGACGGGCGAGGCGCAGGACCCGCACGCGTGA
- a CDS encoding nuclear transport factor 2 family protein — protein MTALLLLSLLSASPAHPSPAAPRSEAAVAQVLDAWHAAAAAADEERYFSFFTPDAVFLGTDATERWTRDEFKAWAHPYFARKKAWSFKAVQRHVSFSKDGQLAWFDEALDTPNMGPARGSGVLVRSGDAWRIAQYNLSIPIPNAVTKDVKALVEKALAGTPQK, from the coding sequence GTGACCGCGCTGCTGCTGCTCTCGCTGCTCTCCGCCTCGCCTGCCCACCCGTCCCCCGCGGCGCCCCGGAGCGAGGCCGCGGTGGCCCAGGTCCTCGACGCGTGGCACGCGGCCGCGGCCGCCGCGGACGAGGAGCGCTACTTCTCCTTCTTCACGCCGGACGCCGTCTTCCTCGGCACGGACGCGACCGAGCGCTGGACGCGCGACGAGTTCAAGGCCTGGGCGCACCCCTACTTCGCGCGCAAGAAGGCCTGGAGCTTCAAGGCGGTGCAGCGGCACGTGAGCTTCTCGAAGGACGGGCAGCTCGCCTGGTTCGACGAGGCACTCGACACGCCGAACATGGGCCCTGCGCGCGGCTCGGGCGTGCTCGTCCGCTCGGGGGATGCGTGGCGCATCGCCCAGTACAACCTCTCCATCCCCATCCCCAACGCCGTGACGAAGGACGTGAAGGCGCTGGTCGAGAAGGCGCTCGCGGGGACGCCGCAGAAGTAG
- a CDS encoding alpha/beta fold hydrolase: protein MALESFQVGEGPVATVLLHGFLGSGRNLRSLASAWSAVDPQRRFFLPDLTGHGSSPPLPEGATLETLAADVVASAREGGLTGPLHFVGHSLGGRVSLVAGARFGADVGRVDLLDITPSPIPAAMSESSGVLERLLEAPAQAPDRRTMRTALLERGLSAPLTDWLLMNLRPVDGGGVTWRFDREALARLHARVNSQDLWALVEREPHPPLRCIRGGRAGYVTDADLRRLEAAGVPVATLPEAGHFVHVDAPDALLAWLRAGD, encoded by the coding sequence ATGGCACTCGAGAGCTTCCAGGTGGGTGAAGGGCCGGTGGCCACGGTGCTGCTGCACGGCTTCCTCGGCAGTGGGCGCAACCTTCGCTCGCTGGCGAGCGCGTGGAGCGCCGTGGACCCGCAGCGCCGCTTCTTCCTGCCGGACCTCACCGGCCACGGCAGCTCGCCGCCGCTGCCCGAGGGGGCGACGCTGGAGACGCTCGCGGCGGACGTGGTGGCGAGCGCGCGCGAGGGCGGGCTCACCGGCCCGCTGCACTTCGTGGGGCACTCGCTGGGCGGGCGCGTGTCGCTCGTGGCCGGCGCGCGCTTCGGCGCGGACGTGGGCCGGGTGGACCTGCTGGACATCACGCCCTCGCCCATCCCCGCGGCGATGAGCGAGAGCTCCGGCGTGCTGGAGCGGCTGCTCGAGGCGCCGGCGCAGGCGCCCGACCGGCGCACCATGCGCACGGCCCTGCTCGAGCGCGGCCTCAGCGCGCCGCTCACCGACTGGCTCCTGATGAACCTGCGGCCCGTGGACGGCGGCGGCGTCACCTGGCGCTTCGACCGCGAGGCGCTCGCGCGGCTGCACGCGCGCGTGAACAGCCAGGACCTCTGGGCGCTGGTGGAGCGCGAGCCGCACCCGCCGCTGCGCTGCATCCGCGGCGGGCGCGCGGGCTACGTGACGGACGCAGACCTGCGCAGGCTCGAGGCCGCGGGCGTCCCGGTGGCGACGCTGCCGGAGGCCGGCCACTTCGTGCACGTGGACGCGCCGGACGCGCTGCTCGCCTGGCTGCGCGCAGGGGACTGA
- a CDS encoding AEC family transporter — protein sequence MSVVLGLLGGCLLLGALARRSARFPANTPLALNAFVMNVALPALVLNVVHALHVRPALLAAAAAPWGVFFGSLLLVRLTGARLGLSPQSQAALALTAGLGNTSFVGLPMAEALLGPKGVEVAVVVDQLGSFLALATVASAVAARASSGGGSGREVLRRVLTFPSFIALVLAFATHAFAYPAWLDTSLARLGALLTPLALFSVGFSLRLSGLSAHRSALAVGLGYKMLLAPLVTALLFRLLPSGDPVLAEATVLQVGTAPMVSAALLAAERRLDPELATRMVGLGIPLSLLSAPALLWLMRACGM from the coding sequence ATGAGCGTGGTGCTGGGCCTGCTGGGCGGCTGCCTGCTGCTGGGAGCGCTCGCGCGCCGCAGCGCGCGCTTTCCCGCGAACACCCCGCTCGCGCTCAACGCCTTCGTGATGAACGTGGCCTTGCCCGCGCTGGTGCTCAACGTGGTGCACGCGCTGCACGTGCGCCCGGCGCTGCTCGCGGCGGCCGCGGCCCCCTGGGGCGTGTTCTTCGGCTCGCTGCTGCTGGTGCGGCTCACCGGCGCGCGCCTCGGGCTCTCGCCGCAGAGCCAGGCCGCGCTCGCGCTCACCGCGGGGCTGGGCAACACCTCCTTCGTGGGCCTGCCCATGGCCGAGGCGCTGCTGGGCCCGAAGGGCGTGGAGGTGGCCGTGGTGGTGGATCAGCTCGGCTCCTTCCTCGCGCTGGCCACCGTGGCGAGCGCCGTGGCGGCGCGCGCGAGCAGCGGAGGCGGCAGTGGGCGCGAGGTGCTGCGCCGCGTGCTCACCTTTCCCTCGTTCATCGCGCTGGTGCTGGCGTTCGCCACCCACGCCTTCGCCTACCCGGCGTGGCTGGACACCTCGCTCGCGCGGCTGGGGGCGCTGCTCACCCCGCTCGCGCTCTTCTCGGTGGGCTTCTCGCTGCGGCTCTCGGGGCTCTCCGCGCACCGGAGCGCGCTCGCGGTGGGGCTCGGCTACAAGATGCTGCTCGCGCCGCTCGTCACGGCGCTGCTCTTCCGCCTGCTGCCCTCGGGTGACCCGGTGCTCGCCGAGGCCACGGTGCTGCAGGTGGGAACGGCGCCCATGGTGAGCGCCGCGCTGCTCGCGGCGGAGCGCCGGCTGGACCCGGAGCTCGCGACCCGCATGGTGGGGCTGGGAATTCCCCTCTCCCTGCTGAGCGCGCCCGCACTGCTGTGGCTGATGCGGGCGTGCGGGATGTGA
- a CDS encoding MFS transporter: protein MRARAAQEETGMQPEGGAQGRGRLATFVRGAAGGLPPVYWYLWVGTFVNRLGGFVVPFLAFYLTRERGFSVAQAGLMASLHGAGAVLAAPLGGQLADRVGRRFTLVGGLWLGSLAMALLGFARSHVEIAVATFTLGLLGEMYRPAVLAAISDVVAPPERPRAFGLLYWVINLGFAVAPPLAGWMAQRSYLLLFLADAATTFLYGLLVLLRVPETRPARGSEGTHAQGGLLTPLADPVFVAFGLPVLAVAFVFFQSHSALPLDLSARGASPQTFGSVLAVNGLLIVLVQPFANRLVGRMRRSSALALSAALTGLGFGMHALNDSVVGARFAVAVWTLGEIAQAPVAPAVVSDLAPVHLRGSYQGAYHMLWGLAACAAPAAGGWALGHLGALPLWGACLGIGVLSALVHLGIGPSRRRRLAQLREQAREVSTALD from the coding sequence ATGCGCGCCCGCGCAGCGCAGGAGGAGACGGGCATGCAGCCGGAGGGCGGAGCACAGGGCCGGGGCCGCCTCGCCACCTTCGTGCGGGGCGCGGCCGGCGGCCTGCCGCCCGTCTACTGGTACCTGTGGGTGGGCACCTTCGTGAACCGCCTGGGCGGCTTCGTGGTGCCCTTCCTCGCCTTCTACCTCACGCGCGAGCGCGGCTTCAGCGTGGCGCAGGCGGGGCTGATGGCGAGCCTGCACGGCGCGGGCGCGGTGCTCGCGGCGCCGCTGGGCGGGCAGCTCGCGGACCGCGTGGGGCGGCGCTTCACGCTGGTGGGCGGGCTGTGGCTGGGCTCGCTCGCCATGGCGCTGCTGGGCTTCGCGCGCAGCCACGTCGAGATCGCCGTCGCCACCTTCACGCTCGGGCTGCTCGGCGAGATGTACCGGCCTGCGGTGCTCGCGGCGATCTCCGACGTGGTGGCGCCGCCGGAGCGCCCGCGCGCCTTCGGGCTGCTCTACTGGGTCATCAACCTGGGCTTCGCCGTCGCGCCGCCGCTCGCCGGGTGGATGGCCCAGCGCAGCTACCTGCTGCTCTTCCTCGCGGACGCGGCGACCACCTTCCTCTACGGCCTGCTCGTGCTGCTGCGCGTGCCGGAGACGCGGCCCGCGCGCGGCAGCGAGGGCACGCACGCGCAGGGCGGGCTGCTCACGCCGCTCGCGGACCCGGTGTTCGTCGCCTTCGGGCTGCCGGTGCTCGCGGTGGCCTTCGTCTTCTTCCAGAGCCACTCGGCGCTGCCCCTGGACCTGAGCGCGCGCGGCGCCTCGCCGCAGACCTTCGGCAGCGTGCTCGCGGTGAACGGCCTGCTCATCGTGCTGGTGCAGCCCTTCGCCAACCGGCTGGTGGGGCGCATGCGGCGCTCCAGCGCGCTCGCGCTCAGCGCGGCCCTCACGGGCCTGGGCTTCGGGATGCACGCGCTCAACGACAGCGTGGTGGGCGCGCGCTTCGCCGTGGCGGTGTGGACGCTGGGAGAGATTGCCCAGGCGCCCGTCGCGCCCGCGGTGGTGTCGGACCTGGCGCCGGTGCACCTGCGCGGCAGCTACCAGGGCGCGTACCACATGCTCTGGGGCCTGGCGGCGTGCGCGGCGCCGGCCGCCGGCGGCTGGGCGCTGGGGCACCTGGGCGCGCTGCCGCTGTGGGGCGCGTGCCTCGGCATCGGGGTGCTCTCGGCGCTGGTGCACCTGGGCATCGGCCCCTCGCGCCGCCGGCGCCTCGCGCAGCTGCGGGAGCAGGCGCGCGAGGTGAGCACGGCGCTCGACTAG
- a CDS encoding nitrogen regulation protein NR(II): MSAPASSRSGPPPRLRGAAARLVALLGAALLGGALLVTAWASYASVRAASSTLLRGQASAVQQAVRAHLLELEGPPSEAALQAILEDETPAGLRALVLLDRGHAPLRVGQLRGPLLPDPARVAALAEEPVRVGDRVRLTFRARVPVEEAALGGRNARERGRPTLVVLEVEPVQAEALRRAAVRTLAIGAVAAAALFAGALLLLRWLLRQAELERQLERERRLAGLGEMSAVLAHEIKNPLASLKGNAQLLAHALADSERHGAKARRVVDEAVRLERLTGSLLEYVRTGELHREPASPAELLQEAAEAVRTGSAPGQLALAPQESGAPWLLDKERIRQVLVNLLDNALATGAPVRASVREEAGQLRFDVQDAGPGVPPSERERIFEPFHTTRTRGTGLGLAVARRVVEQHGGSIRVQEAPGGGALFTVVLPRG, encoded by the coding sequence ATGAGCGCGCCGGCCTCCTCCCGCTCGGGCCCGCCGCCGCGGCTGCGCGGCGCCGCGGCGCGCCTCGTGGCGCTGCTGGGCGCCGCGCTGCTCGGCGGCGCGCTCCTGGTGACGGCGTGGGCGAGCTACGCGAGCGTGCGCGCGGCCTCGAGCACGCTCCTGCGCGGGCAGGCCAGCGCGGTGCAGCAGGCGGTGCGCGCGCACCTGCTGGAATTGGAGGGGCCGCCGAGCGAGGCGGCGCTGCAGGCCATCCTCGAGGACGAGACCCCCGCGGGGCTTCGCGCGCTCGTGCTGCTGGACCGGGGGCACGCGCCCCTGCGCGTGGGGCAGCTGCGCGGACCGCTCCTGCCGGATCCGGCACGGGTGGCCGCGCTCGCCGAGGAGCCGGTGCGGGTGGGAGACCGGGTGCGGCTCACCTTCCGCGCGCGCGTGCCGGTGGAGGAGGCCGCACTCGGTGGGCGCAATGCGCGCGAGCGCGGCCGGCCCACGCTGGTGGTGCTGGAGGTGGAGCCGGTGCAGGCAGAGGCGCTGCGGCGCGCGGCGGTGCGCACGCTGGCCATCGGCGCGGTGGCGGCCGCGGCGCTGTTCGCGGGCGCGCTGCTGCTGCTGCGCTGGCTGCTGCGGCAGGCGGAGCTGGAGCGGCAGCTCGAGCGCGAGCGGCGGCTCGCGGGACTGGGGGAGATGTCCGCGGTGCTCGCGCACGAGATCAAGAACCCGCTCGCCTCGCTCAAGGGCAACGCGCAGCTGCTCGCCCACGCGCTCGCGGACTCGGAGCGCCACGGCGCCAAGGCGCGCCGGGTGGTGGACGAGGCGGTGCGGCTCGAGCGGCTCACCGGCAGCCTGCTCGAGTACGTGCGCACCGGCGAGCTGCACCGCGAGCCCGCCTCCCCTGCCGAGCTGCTGCAGGAGGCGGCCGAGGCGGTGCGCACGGGCAGCGCGCCCGGGCAGCTGGCGCTCGCGCCGCAGGAGAGCGGGGCGCCCTGGCTGCTGGACAAGGAACGCATCCGCCAGGTGCTGGTGAACCTGCTGGACAACGCGCTCGCCACGGGAGCGCCCGTGCGCGCTTCCGTGCGCGAGGAGGCGGGGCAGCTGCGCTTCGACGTGCAGGACGCGGGGCCGGGCGTGCCGCCCTCCGAGCGCGAGCGCATCTTCGAGCCCTTCCACACCACGCGCACCCGCGGCACGGGGCTCGGGCTCGCGGTGGCGCGCCGGGTGGTGGAGCAGCACGGCGGCAGCATCCGGGTGCAGGAGGCGCCCGGCGGGGGCGCGCTCTTCACGGTGGTGCTCCCGCGCGGCTAG
- a CDS encoding sigma-54 dependent transcriptional regulator, translated as MARILVADDEAGIREFIHDTLELDGHAVTLAQDGHEAAAQLDSSGFDLLVTDLKMPGLDGMALLRKVRAEQPEMEALVLTAHGTIDTAVEAMRLGAFDYLRKPLSGPDELRLVVSRALERRGLKNREEGAALDERGPALGYGDPAMAPVVDAIGKVARTSATVLLLGESGTGKEVAARAIHAQSPRAAGPFMAVNCAALTETLLESELFGHEKGAFTGATERRRGRLELADGGTFFLDEVGELKPELQAKLLRVLQERRFERVGGTRTLEIDVRWVAATNRDLDAMRAEGRFRDDLYHRLSVFPIQLPALRERPADIVPLARVLLARISRELKRPGLQLSPGAERQLALGRWPGNVRELANVLERAAILSETALIGEEHLGVPGSTVAPPPPSSVEPAGAVRSLAELEREAIARALAAVGGNRRRAAELLGIGERTLYDKLKRYGLEA; from the coding sequence ATGGCGCGCATCCTGGTGGCGGACGACGAGGCGGGCATCCGCGAGTTCATCCACGACACGCTGGAGCTGGACGGCCACGCGGTGACGCTGGCGCAGGACGGGCACGAGGCTGCGGCGCAGCTGGACTCGAGCGGCTTCGACCTGCTCGTCACGGACCTGAAGATGCCGGGGCTGGACGGCATGGCGCTGTTGCGCAAGGTGCGCGCCGAGCAGCCGGAGATGGAGGCGCTGGTGCTCACTGCGCACGGCACCATCGACACGGCGGTGGAGGCGATGCGGCTGGGCGCCTTCGACTACCTGCGCAAGCCCCTGAGCGGCCCGGACGAGCTGCGGCTGGTGGTGAGCCGCGCGCTCGAGCGCCGGGGCCTGAAGAACCGCGAGGAGGGCGCGGCGCTCGACGAGCGGGGCCCTGCACTGGGCTACGGCGACCCGGCGATGGCGCCGGTGGTGGACGCCATCGGGAAGGTGGCGCGCACCAGCGCCACGGTGCTGCTGCTGGGCGAGAGCGGCACCGGCAAGGAGGTGGCGGCGCGCGCCATCCACGCGCAGAGCCCGCGCGCAGCAGGGCCCTTCATGGCGGTGAACTGCGCGGCGCTCACCGAGACGCTGCTGGAGAGCGAGCTGTTCGGGCACGAGAAGGGGGCCTTCACCGGCGCCACCGAGCGGCGCCGCGGCCGGCTCGAGCTCGCCGACGGCGGCACCTTCTTCCTCGACGAGGTGGGCGAGCTCAAGCCCGAGCTGCAGGCGAAGCTCCTGCGCGTGCTGCAGGAGCGGCGCTTCGAGCGCGTGGGCGGCACGCGCACGCTGGAGATCGACGTGCGCTGGGTGGCCGCCACCAACCGCGACCTCGACGCGATGCGCGCCGAGGGGCGCTTTCGCGACGACCTCTACCACCGGCTCTCGGTGTTCCCCATCCAGCTGCCCGCCCTGCGCGAGCGCCCCGCGGACATCGTGCCGCTCGCCCGCGTGCTGCTCGCGCGCATCTCGCGCGAGCTCAAGCGCCCCGGGCTGCAGCTGAGCCCGGGCGCCGAGCGCCAGCTCGCCCTCGGCCGCTGGCCGGGCAACGTGCGCGAGCTCGCGAACGTGCTGGAGCGCGCCGCCATCCTCAGCGAGACCGCGCTCATCGGCGAGGAGCACCTGGGCGTGCCGGGCAGCACCGTGGCGCCGCCGCCCCCGTCTTCAGTCGAGCCCGCAGGCGCGGTGCGCAGCCTCGCGGAGCTGGAGCGGGAGGCCATCGCGCGGGCGCTCGCCGCGGTGGGGGGCAACCGCCGCCGCGCCGCCGAGCTGCTGGGCATCGGCGAGCGCACGCTCTACGACAAGCTCAAGCGCTACGGCCTGGAGGCCTGA
- the traC gene encoding outer membrane exchange accessory lipoprotein TraC has translation MTHPLAARPASPRRPLVLILPRVLLLLLLALALPGCTAFHRAVKEGDKAAAAQQWAEADAAYARALVVDSSDSEIRLKQRKVREAWSAQVLDEARGKESDLPEAQRLLLRALELDPDSSEARAELARVLGARVAKGQAALKEERLGDAQAEFEGVLAVASPPAASEQLVAAKAGRLNVQAAYAQRWFREAERLEERGLLGNALVGFLRADQERPGATAARERAEGLRRRLREEVAFLVVAGLPVDRADAPDVAARLEPGRLATYLPTRLPLRVVTDAPAGKVGVRLSLALERVLALEEQTPSQRTKRYLAGMKAVPNPERKDFEGKLLQTERTLEDVERAESQALREYFKKGTELTAARTAAERCRERERRDCQRALEACGQLAQEATQVAARAAAGGKAEKPPASPDKVADVCSAARCGASAACADEEKALVQRQDVVHALEGELEDAQRKSELQRREVQRGRDAVYRTPLTVEQPMYADFVYDVETHRRVVKATVTSVLEDLGAAGTPAPRTQDYAAQFEDVAHKGYEKYGILADPVQLKSAEELRVEAGDRAAEAIAKQVRERFDVYRQAKVADARRGMVRPAAEDVVEAAVRALLLTADAPPQDVLEPLARARGLAHPEGIFRSEPEPQASRP, from the coding sequence GTGACCCACCCCCTCGCCGCCCGCCCCGCCTCCCCGCGCCGGCCTCTGGTTCTCATCCTGCCCCGGGTGCTGCTGCTGCTGCTGCTCGCGCTCGCCCTGCCGGGCTGCACCGCCTTCCACCGCGCCGTGAAGGAGGGCGACAAGGCGGCCGCCGCGCAGCAGTGGGCCGAGGCGGACGCCGCGTATGCGCGCGCCCTGGTGGTGGACTCGAGCGACTCCGAAATCCGGCTGAAGCAGCGCAAGGTGCGCGAGGCCTGGAGCGCGCAGGTGCTGGACGAGGCGCGCGGCAAGGAGAGCGACCTGCCCGAGGCGCAGCGGCTGCTCTTGCGCGCGCTGGAGCTGGACCCGGACAGCAGCGAGGCGCGCGCCGAGCTCGCGCGCGTGCTGGGCGCGCGCGTGGCGAAGGGCCAGGCGGCGCTGAAGGAGGAGCGCCTGGGCGATGCGCAGGCGGAGTTCGAAGGGGTGCTCGCCGTGGCCAGCCCGCCCGCCGCCTCCGAGCAGCTCGTGGCGGCGAAGGCCGGGCGGCTCAACGTGCAGGCGGCGTACGCGCAGCGCTGGTTTCGCGAGGCGGAGCGGCTCGAGGAGCGCGGCCTGCTGGGCAACGCGCTGGTGGGCTTCCTGCGCGCGGACCAGGAGCGCCCGGGCGCCACCGCAGCGCGCGAGCGCGCGGAGGGCCTGCGCCGCCGGCTGCGCGAGGAGGTGGCCTTCCTCGTCGTGGCGGGGCTGCCGGTGGACCGCGCGGACGCGCCCGACGTGGCGGCGCGCCTGGAGCCCGGGAGGCTCGCCACCTACCTGCCCACGCGCCTGCCGCTGCGCGTGGTGACGGATGCGCCGGCGGGGAAGGTGGGTGTGCGGCTCTCGCTCGCGCTGGAGCGGGTGCTCGCGCTCGAGGAGCAGACGCCCAGCCAGCGCACGAAGCGCTACCTCGCGGGGATGAAGGCGGTGCCCAACCCGGAGCGCAAGGACTTCGAGGGCAAGCTGCTGCAGACCGAGCGCACGCTCGAGGACGTGGAGCGCGCCGAGTCGCAGGCGCTGCGCGAGTACTTCAAGAAGGGCACCGAGCTGACGGCGGCGCGCACCGCGGCCGAGCGCTGCCGCGAGCGCGAGCGGCGCGACTGCCAGCGCGCGCTCGAGGCCTGCGGCCAGCTCGCCCAGGAGGCCACCCAGGTGGCGGCGCGCGCCGCCGCGGGCGGCAAGGCGGAGAAGCCCCCGGCGAGCCCCGACAAGGTGGCGGACGTGTGCTCCGCGGCGCGCTGCGGGGCGAGCGCGGCCTGCGCGGACGAGGAGAAGGCGCTCGTGCAGCGCCAGGACGTGGTGCACGCGCTGGAGGGCGAGCTGGAGGACGCGCAGCGCAAGAGCGAGCTGCAGCGGCGCGAGGTGCAGCGCGGGCGCGACGCGGTGTACCGCACGCCGCTCACCGTGGAGCAGCCCATGTACGCGGACTTCGTCTACGACGTGGAGACGCACCGGCGCGTGGTGAAGGCCACCGTCACCTCCGTGCTCGAGGACCTCGGGGCCGCCGGCACGCCCGCCCCGCGCACCCAGGACTACGCGGCGCAGTTCGAGGACGTGGCGCACAAGGGCTACGAGAAGTACGGCATCCTCGCGGACCCCGTGCAGCTCAAGAGCGCCGAGGAGCTGCGCGTGGAGGCCGGGGACCGGGCGGCCGAGGCCATCGCGAAGCAGGTGCGCGAGCGCTTCGACGTCTACCGCCAGGCGAAGGTCGCGGATGCGCGCCGCGGCATGGTGCGCCCGGCGGCCGAGGACGTGGTGGAGGCGGCCGTGCGCGCGCTGCTGCTCACCGCGGATGCGCCCCCGCAGGACGTGCTCGAGCCGCTCGCCCGCGCGCGCGGCCTCGCCCACCCCGAGGGCATCTTCCGCTCCGAGCCGGAGCCTCAGGCCTCCAGGCCGTAG
- a CDS encoding thioesterase family protein encodes MNAFPVSVRFPVQWGEMDAFGHVNNARFLAWFEAARIAYLERVGLWSQQAGTGLGVGPILASAQVDYLRPVLFPATLEVGARVGRLGNTSFLMEYAVEDAQTGAAYARGSTTIVTVRYPTYEKVPLPPALREAIQGLEGGRSLDAPKPR; translated from the coding sequence ATGAACGCTTTTCCCGTCAGCGTGCGCTTTCCCGTCCAGTGGGGCGAGATGGACGCCTTCGGCCACGTGAACAACGCCCGCTTCCTCGCCTGGTTCGAGGCCGCCCGCATCGCCTACCTCGAGCGCGTGGGGCTGTGGAGCCAGCAGGCAGGCACGGGGCTCGGGGTGGGGCCCATCCTGGCCTCCGCGCAGGTGGACTACCTGCGCCCGGTGCTCTTCCCCGCCACGCTCGAGGTGGGCGCGCGGGTGGGGCGCCTGGGCAACACCAGCTTCCTCATGGAGTACGCGGTGGAGGACGCGCAGACCGGCGCCGCGTACGCGCGCGGCAGCACCACCATCGTCACCGTGCGCTACCCCACCTACGAGAAGGTCCCCCTGCCGCCCGCGCTGCGCGAGGCGATTCAGGGGCTCGAGGGTGGCCGCAGCCTCGACGCGCCCAAGCCGCGCTGA
- a CDS encoding cold-shock protein, whose translation MATGTVKWFNDAKGFGFITQDGGGEDVFCHHTAIQADGFRTLAEGQKVEFEVARGPKGLQAQNVRPI comes from the coding sequence ATGGCAACCGGTACCGTGAAGTGGTTCAACGACGCGAAGGGCTTCGGCTTCATCACCCAGGACGGCGGCGGCGAGGACGTTTTCTGCCACCACACCGCCATCCAGGCGGATGGGTTCCGCACTCTGGCCGAGGGCCAGAAGGTGGAGTTCGAGGTCGCCCGCGGCCCCAAGGGCCTGCAGGCCCAGAACGTCCGCCCGATCTGA
- the rlmN gene encoding 23S rRNA (adenine(2503)-C(2))-methyltransferase RlmN, with the protein MLNLYDHTRAALAEQLAPLGFSGFHRDLVWEALYRRHVTGLDAAALPGLREELRSALASHAQVGALATHLETFSQDGFTHKLLLRLADGQTIETVLMRFQGRATVCLSTQAGCAMGCVFCATGQMGFVRHLTPGEIVAQVVHVSRVLAKEGERLRNIVLMGMGEPLHNYDATMAAVDILTDPKGLAIGPRFITLSTVGVVPGIRRLADEERPVQLAVSLHAATDAERSALVPAGKKWPLAELMDACRYYSEKRGRRIFFEWALIAGQNDSAQTAHTLGQLLQGMDAHVNLIPLNPTAGYREAPSSPEAVRAFQDVLAGYGLPSTVRQRRGIDIDAGCGQLKAESERRRRQAAAATP; encoded by the coding sequence ATGCTGAACCTGTACGACCACACCCGCGCCGCGCTCGCGGAGCAGCTCGCCCCGCTGGGCTTCAGCGGCTTCCACCGCGACCTGGTGTGGGAGGCGCTCTACCGCCGCCACGTGACGGGGCTGGACGCGGCCGCGCTGCCGGGCCTGCGCGAGGAGCTGCGCTCTGCGCTCGCGAGCCACGCGCAGGTGGGCGCGCTGGCCACGCACCTGGAGACCTTCAGCCAGGACGGCTTCACCCACAAGCTGCTCCTGCGGCTCGCGGACGGGCAGACGATCGAGACGGTGCTGATGCGCTTCCAGGGCCGCGCCACGGTGTGCCTCAGCACGCAGGCGGGCTGCGCCATGGGCTGCGTGTTCTGCGCCACGGGGCAGATGGGCTTCGTGCGCCACCTCACGCCCGGGGAGATCGTCGCGCAGGTGGTGCACGTGAGCCGCGTGTTGGCGAAGGAGGGCGAGCGGCTGCGCAACATCGTGCTGATGGGGATGGGCGAGCCCCTGCACAACTACGACGCGACGATGGCCGCGGTGGACATCCTCACCGACCCGAAGGGGCTCGCCATCGGCCCGCGCTTCATCACCCTGTCCACGGTGGGCGTGGTGCCCGGCATCCGCCGGCTCGCGGACGAGGAGCGCCCGGTGCAGCTCGCGGTGAGCCTGCACGCGGCGACGGACGCCGAGCGCAGTGCCCTGGTGCCCGCGGGCAAGAAGTGGCCGCTCGCGGAGCTGATGGACGCGTGCCGCTACTACTCCGAGAAGCGCGGCCGGCGCATCTTCTTCGAGTGGGCGCTCATCGCCGGGCAGAACGACTCCGCGCAGACGGCGCACACCCTGGGGCAGCTGCTGCAGGGGATGGATGCGCACGTGAACCTCATCCCGCTCAACCCCACCGCGGGCTACCGCGAGGCGCCCAGCAGCCCCGAGGCGGTGCGCGCCTTCCAGGACGTGCTCGCGGGCTACGGGCTGCCCAGCACCGTGCGCCAGCGGCGCGGCATCGACATCGACGCGGGCTGCGGCCAGCTCAAGGCCGAGAGCGAGCGGCGGCGCCGGCAGGCCGCGGCCGCGACGCCCTAG